Proteins found in one Flavobacteriales bacterium genomic segment:
- the yidC gene encoding membrane protein insertase YidC — translation MDRNSATGLFLIGLVVLGYMWYVSPSEEEIQRQRAIQDSIQAAQEQVELPDQVESPTPITPEEIQPETQTVTEDDSLVKSLAQQEKLARFGLFAPSSEGSDDEFRVETDLYIATFQSKGGQIKSLELKEYKTYDQAPLILFDEEAELEYIFQLHSGQLISTSDLYFSPQDLPRSTLEDGSTTLIMRASSSDPSKYVDISYDLTAGSYEVDVAVDLVGMADVVDLKRNDIVLNWEMVAQVKEKSKEREMERSGIFYRYKDEQREYLSEGKEDEEELEAKVNWVAFKQNFFSVVALHPEGFISSNSMVSHAPAEEEENTMKYNAELTLPVEFTPDPHIAYSIYAGPNKYSILKAYDNEMDRIIDLGWGIFGWMNKWLVIPIFNFLSRFISSYGVIILILTVVIKMLLFPLTYKNYLSSAKMRALKPEIDELNKKFENEKDPMKKQQATMSLYKRSGVNPAAGCLPMLVQMPILYAMFRFFPASIELRQEPFLWADDLSSYDSILDLPFEIPLYGDHISLFTLLMALSTFLYT, via the coding sequence ATGGATAGAAATTCTGCAACAGGTCTTTTTCTCATCGGTCTAGTCGTTCTCGGATACATGTGGTATGTATCTCCGAGCGAAGAAGAGATACAACGCCAACGTGCGATACAAGACAGTATACAAGCTGCCCAAGAACAGGTCGAGTTACCTGATCAAGTGGAGTCTCCGACACCTATCACTCCTGAAGAAATTCAGCCTGAGACTCAGACTGTAACCGAAGATGACAGTCTGGTCAAAAGCCTCGCCCAGCAGGAAAAATTGGCCCGATTCGGGCTTTTTGCTCCCTCATCTGAAGGGTCTGATGATGAATTCCGCGTAGAGACCGACCTCTATATCGCCACCTTCCAATCCAAAGGGGGTCAGATCAAGAGCTTGGAACTCAAGGAGTACAAGACCTATGACCAAGCACCATTGATCCTATTCGATGAGGAGGCGGAGTTGGAATACATCTTTCAACTCCATAGCGGCCAACTCATCAGCACCAGTGATCTCTACTTCTCCCCACAGGACCTTCCGCGCTCTACACTGGAAGATGGATCGACCACCCTCATCATGCGGGCCAGCTCGAGCGATCCGTCCAAATATGTGGATATCAGCTATGACCTCACTGCAGGAAGCTATGAAGTGGATGTAGCAGTAGACCTGGTAGGAATGGCCGATGTGGTCGACCTGAAACGCAATGACATCGTTCTCAATTGGGAGATGGTCGCACAGGTCAAGGAGAAGAGCAAGGAGCGGGAGATGGAGCGCAGCGGTATATTCTATCGCTACAAGGATGAGCAAAGAGAATATCTCAGCGAGGGCAAGGAGGACGAAGAGGAACTGGAGGCCAAGGTGAATTGGGTGGCCTTCAAGCAGAATTTCTTCTCGGTAGTCGCTCTGCACCCTGAAGGATTCATCTCTTCCAACTCCATGGTCTCACATGCTCCGGCAGAGGAAGAGGAGAACACGATGAAGTACAATGCGGAATTGACTCTGCCAGTAGAGTTCACACCCGACCCGCACATCGCATATTCCATCTATGCCGGTCCCAACAAATACAGCATTCTCAAAGCCTATGATAATGAGATGGACCGCATTATCGACCTAGGTTGGGGGATCTTCGGTTGGATGAATAAATGGTTGGTCATTCCTATCTTCAATTTCCTCAGCAGGTTCATCAGCAGCTATGGGGTCATCATCTTGATCCTGACCGTAGTCATCAAGATGCTGCTCTTTCCCCTCACCTATAAGAACTACTTGAGCAGTGCCAAGATGCGTGCGCTCAAGCCCGAGATCGATGAACTCAACAAGAAGTTCGAGAATGAGAAGGACCCCATGAAGAAGCAGCAGGCCACCATGAGTCTGTACAAGCGCAGCGGGGTCAATCCAGCGGCAGGTTGCCTGCCTATGTTGGTCCAGATGCCCATCCTCTATGCGATGTTCCGCTTCTTCCCGGCATCTATAGAACTGCGTCAAGAGCCTTTCCTATGGGCAGATGACCTTTCTTCATATGATTCCATACTGGACCTCCCCTTCGAGATACCTTTATATGGAGATCACATCAGTCTTTTCACTCTGCTGATGGCACTGAGCACATTCCTATATACCC